In the Colwellia sp. 20A7 genome, one interval contains:
- a CDS encoding cation diffusion facilitator family transporter — protein MGHHHGHDHSHTHDGKLSFAVFINILLTVVQIIGGLVSGSLSLIADALHNLSDAGAILIAIVARKIARKPASSNMTYGFKRAEIIGALINSTTLIIVGFYLIYEAIFKYFNPEPIDGWIVVWIATIALVIDAVTAWLTYRSGVKNNLNLKAVFIHNMSDAFASIIVIVAGTLIILYQWYFVDIIATIAISIYVIYHGLSLAKQTIKILMQAVPDDIDIEELCTVIESLSSVKKVNHIHVWQLDDNKKFLEAHVTLEIDQIDNGVIQIKKILVNQYGIDHSTIERCIANQETLDHCYHP, from the coding sequence ATGGGTCACCACCATGGTCACGATCATTCCCATACACATGACGGTAAGCTAAGTTTTGCTGTTTTTATTAATATTTTGCTAACGGTAGTACAAATAATTGGTGGGCTTGTATCAGGTAGCTTATCTCTTATAGCAGACGCACTGCATAATTTAAGCGATGCAGGTGCTATTCTCATCGCTATTGTCGCAAGAAAAATAGCTCGAAAGCCTGCTAGTAGCAATATGACTTATGGGTTTAAGCGTGCTGAAATTATAGGTGCGTTAATCAATAGTACAACGCTGATTATTGTTGGTTTTTATCTTATTTATGAAGCTATATTTAAATATTTTAACCCAGAGCCGATAGATGGATGGATCGTTGTTTGGATTGCGACAATTGCCTTGGTAATAGATGCGGTAACAGCATGGCTAACCTATAGATCGGGGGTGAAAAACAACTTAAATTTAAAAGCCGTATTTATTCATAACATGTCAGATGCTTTTGCGTCTATTATCGTTATCGTAGCAGGCACGCTTATTATTCTATACCAATGGTATTTTGTTGATATCATCGCGACAATTGCAATATCCATCTATGTGATATATCACGGTTTATCACTGGCTAAACAGACAATTAAAATTTTAATGCAGGCAGTACCAGATGACATTGATATTGAAGAGTTATGTACTGTGATTGAATCTCTCTCTAGCGTAAAAAAAGTTAATCATATACATGTGTGGCAACTCGATGACAATAAGAAATTCTTGGAAGCACATGTCACTTTAGAGATAGACCAAATCGATAATGGTGTGATTCAAATTAAAAAAATTCTCGTTAACCAATATGGCATTGACCACTCGACTATAGAAAGGTGTATCGCAAATCAAGAAACCTTAGACCATTGTTATCACCCGTAG
- a CDS encoding efflux RND transporter permease subunit, protein MFNKMIDWSINNRLLVLIALIVTLIGAVMVIPKLNLDAFPDVTNVQVAVNTEAPGLAAEEVEQLITYPIEAVMYALPDVEQVRSISKTGLSGVTVVFKEGTDIYFARQLVFERLQAAKELIPKGVGTPEMGPNTSGLGQVYQYLLIADKGSEYDSMSLRSLNDWIVKLLIMPVDGVTDVLSFGGNVRQYQVNVDPSKLLSYQISQDDVVQALDRNNANVGGWYMNRGQEQLVVRGTGWFKSGEAGIENIKQVPVKSVEGTVVTVADVAKVELGSEIRQGAATMTRRAENGNVEQLGEVVSGIVLKRMGSNTKATIDGINSRIDLINQALPDGVRFEAFYDQGDLIEKAVNTVVEALALAFIFIVIVIALFLMNLRATFLVLISIPISISIALMVMAWWGISANLMSLGGIAVAIGMLVDGSVVMVENMFNHLNRPDATHLKNVESRVPHDDEDPHRVEGDDHGIDLRLKQAGKEVARPVFFAASIIIVVFMPLFSFEGVEAKLFQPMAISIILAVVSAIMVALLVVPALATFMFKKGIKQRESFVLKPLDKWYKKGLKIALTRTKLVIITSALLVISALAIIPQIGTEFVPELEEGTINLRATLAPSSSLETALSVAPILEEKLMAFPEVTYALSRIGRAEIGGDPEPVNNIEIYIGLKPVSQWTSASNRYELQDLMERALEVHPGLLLNFSQPIATRVDELLSGVKAQLAIKLFGPELDVLASKGQEIEAAIKTINGTRDVALEQIVGEAQLVIDPNRLQLSRFGLSVGDIMDVVQNGIGGIEAGQIINGNERYSIYVRIAEEYRKNIEAIADIRLQSPSGAWVRLGDVATVTYQSGPPQIRRDDVQRRVVIQANVQGRDMGSVVADIRTAIAEKVELPTGYSIVIGGQFENQQRAQKRLAIVVPISLALIALLLYFAFGSVGQAMLILVNVPLAVIGGVFSLYLSGQYLSVPSSVGFITLFGVAVLNGVVMVESINQRIKDGLDSSKAIFEGATSRLRPVLMTAITSALGLIPMLMSNGVGAEIQRPLASVIVGGLVTATLLTLFVLPVLYPWFSKKKIELLSR, encoded by the coding sequence ATGTTTAATAAAATGATTGATTGGTCTATCAATAATAGACTACTGGTATTAATTGCTTTAATTGTCACCTTAATTGGTGCGGTTATGGTTATTCCTAAGCTTAATTTAGATGCTTTTCCTGATGTGACAAACGTGCAAGTAGCCGTAAATACAGAGGCTCCAGGGTTAGCTGCGGAGGAAGTTGAGCAACTAATTACATATCCTATTGAAGCGGTTATGTATGCTTTACCCGATGTTGAGCAAGTGCGTTCAATATCTAAAACAGGATTATCAGGTGTAACTGTTGTCTTTAAGGAAGGCACCGATATCTATTTTGCTAGGCAGCTAGTGTTTGAGCGACTACAAGCAGCAAAAGAACTCATTCCAAAGGGCGTTGGTACACCGGAGATGGGGCCAAACACTTCGGGGTTAGGCCAAGTTTATCAATACTTACTTATCGCAGACAAAGGCTCTGAATATGATTCAATGTCTTTAAGAAGCTTAAATGATTGGATCGTTAAATTACTGATAATGCCAGTAGATGGTGTCACGGATGTACTGTCATTTGGTGGTAATGTTAGACAATATCAAGTCAATGTCGATCCCTCTAAATTACTTTCTTATCAAATATCTCAAGACGATGTCGTTCAAGCGTTAGATCGGAACAATGCTAATGTGGGCGGTTGGTATATGAACCGAGGCCAAGAACAGTTAGTCGTTAGGGGTACTGGTTGGTTTAAGAGTGGTGAAGCAGGCATAGAAAACATTAAACAAGTACCTGTGAAAAGTGTCGAAGGCACCGTTGTTACTGTAGCTGATGTTGCGAAAGTTGAGTTAGGTAGTGAAATTCGACAAGGTGCAGCCACAATGACTCGACGAGCTGAAAACGGTAATGTTGAGCAACTAGGTGAAGTAGTCTCAGGTATTGTCTTAAAGCGCATGGGTTCCAATACCAAGGCGACTATTGATGGCATAAACTCACGGATTGATTTGATTAATCAGGCGTTGCCTGATGGGGTGAGATTTGAAGCATTTTATGACCAGGGCGACTTAATAGAAAAAGCAGTTAATACGGTTGTTGAAGCATTAGCACTCGCTTTTATCTTCATTGTCATTGTAATTGCTTTGTTCTTAATGAATTTAAGAGCTACGTTTTTAGTGCTTATCTCTATCCCAATATCAATTAGTATTGCCTTGATGGTGATGGCTTGGTGGGGCATATCTGCCAATTTAATGTCTTTAGGTGGTATTGCTGTTGCCATTGGTATGTTAGTTGATGGCTCTGTGGTGATGGTAGAGAATATGTTTAACCATCTTAATAGGCCAGATGCGACCCATCTAAAAAATGTAGAGTCACGTGTCCCTCATGACGATGAAGATCCTCACCGAGTAGAGGGAGATGACCATGGTATAGACTTACGATTAAAACAGGCAGGTAAAGAAGTTGCTCGGCCCGTCTTTTTTGCAGCGTCCATTATTATTGTTGTTTTTATGCCGTTATTTAGCTTTGAAGGTGTTGAAGCTAAGCTATTTCAGCCGATGGCTATCAGCATAATTTTAGCGGTAGTCTCTGCCATTATGGTTGCACTATTAGTCGTTCCGGCTTTGGCAACGTTTATGTTTAAAAAAGGCATAAAACAACGGGAAAGCTTTGTGCTTAAACCGTTAGATAAATGGTATAAGAAAGGGCTTAAAATAGCACTAACAAGAACTAAGTTGGTCATTATTACCTCCGCACTGCTTGTTATATCAGCCTTAGCAATTATTCCTCAAATTGGCACTGAATTTGTACCGGAATTGGAGGAAGGCACCATCAACTTGAGAGCTACGTTAGCACCATCATCTAGTTTGGAGACTGCCTTGTCGGTAGCGCCTATACTTGAAGAAAAATTAATGGCGTTTCCCGAAGTGACCTATGCATTAAGTCGAATTGGTCGAGCGGAAATTGGTGGAGATCCAGAGCCTGTTAATAACATTGAAATTTATATCGGCTTAAAACCTGTTTCACAATGGACAAGCGCTTCTAATCGATATGAATTACAAGATTTAATGGAACGTGCATTAGAAGTTCATCCCGGACTTTTATTAAACTTTTCTCAGCCCATAGCCACACGTGTCGATGAGCTTTTATCAGGCGTGAAAGCGCAACTGGCAATTAAGCTCTTTGGACCAGAACTCGATGTATTGGCGAGTAAAGGCCAAGAGATTGAAGCTGCAATCAAAACTATTAATGGTACACGTGATGTTGCACTAGAGCAGATAGTGGGTGAGGCACAACTCGTCATTGATCCAAACAGACTACAATTATCGCGATTTGGACTGTCGGTAGGTGACATTATGGACGTAGTTCAAAATGGTATTGGTGGAATAGAAGCAGGACAAATTATCAATGGTAATGAACGTTATAGTATTTATGTTCGCATAGCAGAGGAGTATCGTAAAAATATAGAGGCTATTGCTGATATTAGACTTCAATCTCCTAGTGGTGCATGGGTACGTTTAGGTGATGTGGCAACTGTTACTTATCAATCGGGTCCTCCGCAAATTAGACGTGATGATGTTCAACGCAGAGTGGTTATTCAGGCCAATGTTCAAGGTCGTGATATGGGCAGTGTTGTTGCTGACATTAGGACTGCAATTGCAGAGAAGGTTGAGCTACCAACGGGGTATTCCATTGTGATAGGTGGCCAATTTGAAAATCAGCAACGTGCGCAAAAGCGACTTGCTATTGTTGTGCCTATTTCTTTAGCGCTAATCGCACTACTGCTTTACTTTGCCTTTGGCTCAGTGGGTCAGGCTATGCTGATATTAGTTAACGTGCCACTTGCTGTTATTGGTGGTGTTTTCTCGCTTTATCTCTCTGGGCAGTATTTGTCTGTGCCAAGCTCTGTTGGTTTTATTACGCTGTTCGGTGTTGCCGTTTTAAATGGTGTCGTGATGGTTGAAAGTATTAACCAGCGCATTAAAGATGGCTTGGACAGTTCTAAAGCAATATTTGAAGGTGCAACGTCAAGATTGAGACCTGTTCTTATGACTGCAATCACCTCGGCTTTAGGATTGATCCCGATGTTAATGTCTAACGGTGTTGGCGCAGAAATACAAAGACCGCTGGCAAGTGTGATCGTAGGAGGGTTGGTTACAGCAACCTTACTGACACTCTTTGTTTTACCTGTGTTGTATCCTTGGTTTTCAAAGAAAAAAATAGAATTGTTAAGTCGTTAA
- a CDS encoding efflux RND transporter periplasmic adaptor subunit encodes MKKFNRKKISIITLISVFIGVTSNAYSAETIDASLPKSQVKSVQKEEQHKGDEHKSEEGHDEHSDHSETKEHDEHDEHREHNETKGHDGETEDKGHTESEEGITLSPEKMSIANIIVESILPKIHFNTVYAPGEIKVNGYKSYVVSPRTESVIIKRHAILGEHVNKGQNLVTLFSEAMAQAQADYLIASTEWQRVKSLGKQTISESRLLNAETTFNASYGRLFAFGLTDDAIKTISKSNTTSFGQYSLTAQRAGIVLSDDFSQGQRVAAGDEIMLLADENDLWVEAKVAASKKLNLSINSPAIVNLDGQDYKAKVIQEAHTIDPITRTRIVRLSVTNKDDNLHSGMFVKVNFQFETDTQVMAVPEDALIRGADGDWTVFVEDHPGEFNAIEVELGQTFGDYREIIGLNSGSRVVTKGAFFVASEIAKGGFDPHNH; translated from the coding sequence ATGAAAAAATTTAACAGAAAAAAAATATCAATTATTACACTTATTTCCGTATTTATAGGAGTTACTAGCAATGCTTACTCGGCAGAAACTATTGATGCTTCATTGCCGAAATCTCAAGTCAAATCGGTACAGAAAGAGGAACAACATAAAGGAGATGAACATAAGAGTGAAGAAGGACATGACGAACATAGTGATCATAGTGAAACTAAAGAACATGATGAACATGATGAACATCGTGAGCATAATGAAACTAAAGGGCATGATGGTGAAACGGAAGATAAAGGACATACGGAGTCTGAAGAAGGCATAACTCTGTCGCCAGAGAAAATGTCGATAGCTAACATCATTGTTGAGTCGATTTTACCTAAGATACATTTCAACACGGTCTATGCCCCAGGTGAAATAAAAGTTAATGGCTATAAAAGCTATGTTGTATCGCCTCGAACTGAGTCTGTCATCATAAAAAGACATGCAATATTGGGTGAACATGTTAATAAAGGTCAAAATTTGGTCACGCTTTTTAGTGAAGCCATGGCTCAAGCTCAAGCTGACTACCTCATTGCTTCAACTGAGTGGCAGCGTGTTAAATCACTAGGAAAACAAACAATAAGTGAGAGTCGATTACTGAATGCGGAAACAACGTTTAATGCATCCTATGGCCGACTTTTTGCGTTTGGTTTAACAGATGATGCCATTAAAACCATTTCAAAGAGCAATACCACTTCATTTGGGCAATACTCTTTAACCGCTCAACGTGCGGGTATTGTGTTAAGTGATGATTTCTCTCAAGGACAGCGTGTTGCAGCGGGTGATGAAATTATGCTTTTAGCAGATGAAAATGACTTGTGGGTAGAGGCTAAAGTTGCGGCTAGCAAGAAATTGAATTTATCGATAAATTCACCTGCTATTGTGAATTTAGATGGGCAGGATTATAAGGCTAAAGTCATTCAAGAAGCACACACCATCGATCCAATTACTCGAACACGGATTGTAAGATTATCGGTAACAAACAAGGATGACAATTTACATTCAGGCATGTTCGTTAAAGTAAATTTTCAGTTTGAAACTGATACTCAAGTGATGGCTGTACCTGAAGATGCTTTAATACGTGGGGCTGATGGTGATTGGACCGTTTTTGTAGAAGACCACCCTGGTGAGTTTAACGCTATAGAGGTTGAGTTAGGACAAACATTTGGAGATTACCGAGAAATCATTGGCTTAAACAGCGGTAGTCGCGTGGTAACTAAAGGAGCATTTTTTGTGGCTTCTGAAATAGCTAAAGGCGGATTTGATCCGCACAACCACTAG
- a CDS encoding recombinase family protein — protein sequence MSNFRTYAYLRASTKEQDATRAKDALLRFSNEHDLVISAFFAENESGAKLERPELFRLLEIAQKGDVVLVEQIDRISRLKDDDWSSLKAIIKTKGLRIVSLDLPTSHQFAAVVKDEFTERMLSAINDLMLDMLAAIARKDYEDRRRRQHEGIAKAKSEGRYRGRPLDVELQKKIEGMLLDKKSYDYIQHILSCSRTTISKVSKRLKSG from the coding sequence ATGAGCAATTTTCGAACTTATGCTTATTTGCGAGCTTCAACAAAAGAGCAAGATGCTACTCGCGCAAAAGATGCATTGTTACGGTTTTCCAATGAACATGATTTGGTAATATCTGCATTCTTTGCAGAAAATGAATCCGGAGCAAAATTGGAAAGGCCAGAATTATTCAGGTTGCTTGAAATAGCCCAAAAAGGCGATGTTGTACTAGTTGAGCAAATAGATCGTATATCCAGATTAAAAGATGATGATTGGTCTTCACTCAAGGCCATCATAAAAACAAAAGGTTTAAGGATCGTTTCATTAGATTTACCAACTAGTCACCAGTTTGCAGCAGTCGTTAAAGATGAATTTACAGAAAGAATGTTATCAGCTATTAATGATTTGATGCTCGACATGCTGGCAGCAATTGCCCGAAAGGACTACGAAGACAGAAGACGCCGTCAACATGAAGGGATTGCTAAAGCGAAGTCTGAGGGGCGATACCGTGGAAGACCACTCGATGTAGAATTGCAGAAAAAAATTGAAGGGATGTTATTAGATAAAAAATCCTATGATTATATTCAGCATATTTTAAGTTGTTCTCGTACAACAATTTCCAAAGTTTCAAAAAGGTTAAAGTCAGGATAA
- a CDS encoding TolC family protein yields the protein MYIFKNHTGFFLFVSFAALSFQSVAQNRQNDTWVDSQVNKNPAVIEARELLNSSAFKAKSLNQPIYNPNLETSYEREGDGNNYSIGFSQTIDLNDKKSINKNIGKLSYIADQNRLKAIFEQTKADALTALIKWQFAQKNAALAFEQERQLQRLLTIVDEKKSAGILEPLDVELIYLNLSKTLISISENQIKLKETEVKIKELLPDWTPEKVVIPVNGLGLSNYRIDPNWIVQHPVVELAKTEWKVKQISTRLIEKTSKADPTIGLSAGKNDRENIVGITFSMPINIRNNYSDEIKASYSEALAAEAKFQSVYRQQTFVAKANYESLLTSKKYFEQWRTLTAGRADNSAKLLNVSWESGDISTSDYLTGLSQRADGLYSGIELEMQFKLREIYFLLSIGQISHLKI from the coding sequence ATGTATATATTTAAAAATCATACAGGTTTTTTCCTGTTTGTGAGCTTTGCTGCTCTATCATTTCAATCGGTTGCACAAAACCGACAGAATGATACTTGGGTGGATTCCCAAGTTAATAAAAATCCGGCAGTAATAGAAGCGAGAGAATTATTAAATTCTTCAGCATTTAAAGCGAAAAGTTTAAATCAGCCAATTTATAATCCTAATCTTGAAACAAGTTATGAAAGGGAAGGTGATGGCAATAACTATTCAATCGGTTTCAGTCAAACCATCGATTTAAATGATAAAAAATCCATCAATAAAAATATTGGAAAGCTATCCTATATAGCTGATCAGAACCGCTTAAAAGCAATTTTTGAACAAACGAAAGCTGATGCATTAACTGCATTGATAAAGTGGCAGTTCGCTCAAAAGAATGCAGCGTTGGCTTTTGAACAAGAACGCCAATTGCAGCGACTTTTGACCATCGTTGATGAAAAAAAATCGGCAGGCATATTAGAGCCTCTCGATGTTGAGTTAATCTACCTGAACCTTTCTAAAACACTCATCTCAATTTCAGAAAACCAAATAAAATTGAAAGAAACAGAAGTGAAAATTAAGGAATTATTGCCTGATTGGACTCCTGAGAAAGTGGTTATACCTGTAAATGGCTTAGGTCTTTCTAATTACAGAATCGACCCGAATTGGATTGTTCAACACCCTGTAGTAGAGCTGGCCAAAACAGAGTGGAAAGTTAAACAAATATCCACTCGACTCATTGAAAAAACGTCTAAGGCTGATCCAACCATAGGGTTAAGTGCAGGGAAAAATGACCGAGAAAATATTGTCGGTATTACCTTCTCTATGCCTATCAATATTAGAAATAACTACTCTGATGAGATCAAAGCTTCCTATAGTGAAGCGTTAGCTGCTGAAGCAAAATTTCAATCTGTCTACCGCCAACAAACCTTTGTTGCAAAGGCGAATTACGAGTCACTCTTGACGAGTAAAAAGTACTTTGAACAATGGCGTACTTTAACGGCAGGACGAGCAGATAACAGTGCAAAGCTTTTAAATGTTAGCTGGGAATCGGGTGACATTAGTACGTCAGATTACCTTACTGGCTTATCTCAACGAGCTGATGGCCTTTATTCAGGTATTGAATTGGAGATGCAGTTTAAGTTAAGAGAAATTTATTTTCTTTTAAGCATCGGCCAAATATCACATTTAAAAATATAA
- a CDS encoding Tn3 family transposase, whose product MIIVTQNTKRIHILSQSEITELYTLPNFNHSDREEYFSLDSETKKIINKSRLIEARIYFILLLGYFRSRPIIFNFSFADVEADYDYIKRKYFQDKETFRVNLSPATKTILVNKLLKYASFSIYKSKIDKSLLINRLNDVVKINLEPRYVFDECIAYFGQNRIALAGYTTLQDTISTVLSNERNRIEVVLNENLTPPTKATLLKLLESNNTFTDLAKLKKMAKDFSASQIAQELKTHKIIRSLYPEIKVLITELELSPKNLEYYASLVKHKTVYKLRRHDDSQTILYLVCYLFFRYRETNDNLVSAFIYMINKLTESAKGYAKQRIVEDVTIVRTKLKSAGSLLKYFIDADMDDNLSFGDVRKKAFELIPAESIKLLSDHLDNNDFDGRQYEWQFIDKQSSKIKKLIRSLFLSIDIEFIHLKDELREQYTTAHEELGAFKMIKTINIDVIPKSDREYFEDDNTKLIANRFEYFLYRKAEQLFHSNNLTVKESVNNRSLTSDLIQPKEWKNKAEIIENTGLDKLSTSINQTLADKSQQLEDKLKEVSEHIFSGDNKYVEFIPGKAELKWSIPNIRWHESIENPLYNQIQHMGIVELMLFVDQKTDYLKSFTHISVNKEKASANKEDLIACILANGTNYGLYKMANISDRSIGKLRSVDDSYIRYETLTQSNDKVSNGIAMLPIFSYYHVDDNQLFSSIDGQKFECRINTFKARYSSKYFSKGKGVSALTLISNHVPVSTQVIGANEYEGHFAFDLLYNNSSDIQPNTLSTDTHGTNNVNFAILDFFGYTFAPRYAKMKKVFFNLFEVTEEDGGRIQLKKDINHKLIAEEWDNIQHIICSLSRKTTTQSTIIRKISNGKSRTLSALHEYDRLIKSIYVLEYVDNSTLRHYVQQALNRGEAYHQLKRAITSVNGNKFRGGNDYQVSQWNDCARLISNCIIYYNSALLSAFLQIQEKNGRQDVVDIISRLSPVAWQHINLNGEYAFNKDRKEIDLIGLLNGIETLDSVD is encoded by the coding sequence ATAATCATCGTCACTCAAAACACTAAACGTATTCACATACTTAGCCAATCTGAAATCACCGAACTTTACACCCTCCCAAACTTTAATCACTCTGATAGAGAGGAATACTTTTCTTTAGACAGCGAAACAAAAAAAATCATCAATAAATCACGATTAATTGAAGCGCGAATTTATTTTATTCTACTTTTAGGCTACTTCAGATCACGCCCTATAATTTTTAACTTTTCATTTGCCGATGTAGAAGCTGATTATGATTATATAAAGCGCAAGTATTTTCAAGATAAGGAAACATTTAGAGTAAATTTATCACCAGCAACGAAAACTATATTAGTTAATAAATTACTTAAATATGCCAGTTTTTCAATCTACAAAAGTAAAATAGATAAATCATTATTAATTAACAGACTTAATGATGTTGTAAAAATCAATTTAGAGCCTAGATATGTTTTCGATGAGTGCATTGCATATTTTGGTCAAAATAGAATAGCGCTAGCGGGTTACACAACACTGCAAGATACTATATCAACGGTATTATCAAATGAACGAAATCGTATTGAAGTTGTTCTCAATGAAAACTTAACACCACCCACAAAAGCAACGTTACTTAAATTACTGGAATCAAATAATACCTTTACAGATTTAGCCAAATTAAAAAAGATGGCTAAAGACTTCTCGGCCAGTCAAATTGCACAAGAGTTGAAGACACATAAAATTATACGTTCACTTTATCCAGAAATTAAAGTGCTTATTACTGAATTGGAGCTATCACCTAAAAACCTTGAATACTACGCGTCATTAGTTAAACACAAGACAGTGTATAAACTCAGAAGACACGATGACAGCCAAACTATTTTATATCTTGTTTGTTATTTATTTTTTAGGTACCGAGAAACCAATGACAATTTAGTTTCTGCTTTTATCTATATGATCAATAAGTTAACGGAATCAGCCAAGGGCTACGCAAAACAGCGTATTGTAGAAGATGTCACTATCGTTCGCACTAAATTAAAATCTGCGGGTAGTTTATTAAAGTATTTTATCGATGCCGACATGGACGATAACCTTAGCTTTGGTGATGTGCGTAAGAAAGCCTTTGAGCTTATCCCCGCAGAGAGTATTAAGTTACTAAGTGATCATCTAGATAACAATGACTTTGATGGCCGTCAATATGAATGGCAATTTATCGATAAACAATCGAGTAAAATTAAAAAACTTATCCGTTCACTCTTCTTGTCTATTGATATTGAGTTCATTCACCTAAAAGATGAATTGCGTGAACAGTACACTACTGCTCACGAAGAATTAGGGGCGTTCAAAATGATAAAAACAATTAACATCGATGTGATACCTAAAAGTGACCGTGAATATTTCGAAGATGATAATACCAAATTAATTGCCAATCGATTTGAATACTTCCTTTACCGAAAAGCAGAGCAACTATTTCATAGTAACAACCTAACCGTTAAAGAGAGTGTTAATAATAGAAGCTTAACTTCTGACTTGATCCAACCTAAAGAATGGAAAAACAAGGCTGAAATCATTGAAAATACAGGGCTTGATAAGTTGAGCACTTCCATTAACCAGACATTAGCAGATAAGAGCCAACAGCTAGAAGATAAGCTGAAGGAAGTAAGTGAACACATTTTTAGTGGCGATAATAAGTACGTTGAGTTTATTCCTGGTAAGGCCGAACTTAAGTGGTCAATTCCAAACATCCGATGGCATGAGAGTATCGAAAATCCTCTTTATAATCAAATACAACATATGGGTATTGTTGAACTCATGTTGTTTGTTGATCAAAAGACTGACTATTTAAAATCATTCACTCACATCTCTGTCAACAAAGAAAAAGCATCGGCAAATAAGGAAGATCTGATCGCTTGCATCTTAGCGAATGGTACAAATTACGGTTTATATAAAATGGCGAATATCTCCGACCGTTCAATAGGTAAATTACGTAGTGTAGATGATAGTTATATTCGATATGAAACGTTAACTCAGTCGAATGATAAGGTTTCTAATGGCATAGCAATGTTACCAATATTTTCATATTACCATGTTGATGATAACCAATTATTTTCAAGTATCGATGGTCAAAAATTTGAGTGTCGAATTAATACCTTTAAGGCGCGTTATTCATCTAAATACTTTTCTAAAGGTAAAGGTGTTTCTGCACTCACATTGATTTCAAACCATGTCCCCGTAAGTACGCAAGTGATTGGCGCGAATGAGTATGAGGGGCATTTTGCTTTCGATTTACTTTATAACAATTCATCAGATATACAGCCAAATACGTTATCGACCGACACGCATGGTACCAACAATGTTAACTTCGCCATTCTAGATTTTTTTGGTTATACGTTCGCCCCTCGATACGCAAAAATGAAAAAGGTATTTTTTAATTTATTTGAGGTGACTGAAGAAGACGGTGGCCGTATTCAGTTAAAGAAAGATATTAACCATAAATTAATTGCTGAAGAGTGGGATAATATTCAGCATATCATTTGTTCACTGAGCCGTAAAACAACGACTCAAAGCACAATTATTAGAAAGATTAGTAATGGCAAGAGCCGCACGTTGTCTGCTTTGCATGAATACGATCGATTAATTAAATCTATTTATGTGTTGGAGTATGTTGATAATTCAACACTGCGCCATTATGTCCAGCAAGCATTAAACAGAGGTGAAGCTTATCACCAGTTGAAACGGGCTATAACTTCCGTAAACGGTAATAAATTTCGAGGTGGTAATGATTATCAAGTATCACAATGGAACGACTGCGCTCGACTTATTTCAAACTGTATTATTTATTATAATTCAGCATTATTATCGGCATTTTTACAAATTCAAGAAAAGAACGGCAGACAAGACGTAGTTGATATTATTTCAAGGTTATCGCCTGTCGCTTGGCAGCATATAAACTTGAATGGTGAATATGCCTTTAATAAAGATCGTAAGGAAATTGATTTAATCGGTTTGCTCAATGGTATTGAAACACTTGATAGTGTCGATTGA